GATCTAAAGATATTCACGAAGTTGCGCGCCAGCGTACCCGCGAGATATTGCAGACCCATTACCCGACACATCTATCTGCGGAGCTGGACACGAAGTTGCGACAGAAATTCGATATTCGTTTACCGCGAACAGAAATGGGGGCAGGGTGAAAATAGCGATCTTCGGGGTGGGAGCGATGGGTTCGGTTTATGCCGGACTCCTGGCGGAGGCCGGGCACGAAGTCTGGGCAGTCGATATCTGGCGGGAACACGTCGATGCAATCAACCAGGATGGCCTGCGCGTGGAAGGTGCCAGCGGCGATCGCGTGGTGCAGGGCATCAGGGCCACGACGAATGCTACTGATGTTGGCGAATGCGAGCTTTACGTGCTGGCGACCAAGGCTTCCGGGGTTGGTCCCGCGGCGGAGATGATTGCGCCGTTAATGGGTGCGGATTCGATGGTCGTCACGATTCAAAACGGGCTCGGTGCCGGCGAACGGATCGCTCTGCACATGGACACCGACCGGGTACTGCTTGGCGTCGCCGACGGCTTCGGTGCATCGATAAAGGGTCCGGGCCACGTGCATCACAACGCGATGAACCTGATTCGTGTCGGCGAAATGAACGGTGGTATGACGGAACGGTTGCAGCGTATTACCAGAGTCTGGCAGGAAGCCGGTTTCAATGCGAAAGCTTTCGAGGATATCGACCAGCTCATCTGGGGCAAGTACATCTGCAATGTCGCTTTCAGCGGTCCCTGCACCGTGTTCGATTATACCCTGGGAGAGCTGATGGCGGACTCCGCGACCTGGGCGATTGCGCAGGGCTGCGCACTCGAAGTCTTTGCTCTCGGCCAGGCTAAAAAAATTGCCTTTACCTTTGATGATCCGCTCGAGTATGTTGCGAAATTCGGCAACAAAATGCCGGACGCAAGGCCATCGATGTTACTGGATCACCACGCGAAACGGGCAAGCGAAATCGATGCAATCAACGGCATGGCGGTCGAGCTTGGCAGGGAGTTGGGGATACCGACTCCGTACAACGAGGTCTTGACCGCAATTATTCGTCAGCGCGAGCAGAAATTCTGAGAACTTCCAAAAAAGAGACCGAAATTACTTTTTGAAATTCGCTTATCCACATAAAATATGCGGGTGCATTGTCAATTGCTAACAAAGGATCTGTTTTGCTCGCTACTTTGTTTCGGGCTGCTGAGCCTGAACGGTGTGGCCCATGCCCAGGTGTATAAATCCTACGATGCTGACGGTAACGTTGTTTTCAGTGATAAACCAACACAGGGCAGTAAGGAAGTCGAAGTAACCAAACCTAATTTGAGCGATTCATTCGAAATACCGCCATCGTCGCAAGTGGAATCCCCACCCGAGTCTCCACCTGAGGCGGAGCCTGAAACCGAAGCGGAAACGCAGCCAATTGCAGAGGAGGGTTCTGCTGATACTAATAATGATGGCAGGATAAGCAGGCGCGAAAAAGAAGAACAGCGAAAACTACGGCGCAAGAAAAAGCGTGAAATGGAAAAAGCTGCCGCGGGGGGTGATGAGAATTAAAGCGGGGGATCAATATGCCTGTTTGTTCTCTTGCGCGAGACAGAAACAGGTTTATTGCCACCGGAAGCCACATTCTTGTTTGCGGCAGTTGTTTAACTGTCCGGATATATATGCCTGAAAATCAATTGGCTACACTGCTGTGGCCGCGTTTGCAGCAATAAATGTGGCGCCTCGATGTCGATCCGATCGACATTAGGCAGGCTGGACTGAATCACTTGCGCATCATTCTCGGAAACGATTCGATCCTGCAGCCCATGCAGATGCAGAATCGGTGCCTGTATGTCCGGCAGTAAAGCTGAAACATCGATTCGGCTAAAAACTGAAATCCGGTGTTTCAACAGGGCCCCATCGAGCTGCTCCGTCATGTTGAGCGGTAGCGGCTGGGTTTCGGAATTGTCGTCTTCGTCACTTGAGTAGACATCCATGCAAAAATCTTTCAGGGCCCCGATGGAAAAAATTTCCGCGGGTACCGAGTTTGCCATGCGTGTCAATGTTGCCAGCGGTGAGCGCGCAAAAGTCGAGGACAATACCGATGGCCCGATCTCTTCGGGCTGGTGTGCCATCAAGGCCATGGCGACAGGTCCTGAAAATGATTCGGCAACCAGCGAAAAGCCAGGCGTCGCCGGGAGCTGGTTCTGCGCACAAAGGATATAATCCGAAAAGGAATCAAGATCGGGATAGGTCACGAAGGTCATCTCGAAGTGCGGTTCGAGATATGGGACGATCGGAGTATACAGCTTTCCCGTGCCATCGAGGCCTGGCATTAAAACGAGCCTGCGTCGTTGATTCAATTCCAACTCCCCCGGTACTGGATTAGTAATGTCATGATCGAAGTTGTTGCCAAGCCGATTATAACCGGCTTCAATCCTGCAATTGCATCAATTAAACAGACGAATTCGAAAATGTCTACTCTCGGCAGGCCTGAAATAACGTGATTGAGCGATCCTGGTCTCTGGTTGAAGGAATTTGAGGATTTGTTTCCTCAAGGGAAATACTGAAACGCAAACACCGGGTTTCGTAGTTCGGTCATTATCGGATCCTCAAATTAAAATGTCTGAGGAATAGGGGGCTAATGACATACAATAACAGGCTGTTTAAAGCGAGTCGGAGGCAAAATGGAGAAGCTCGGTAAATCTGTTAAAGGGTGGATATTAGTCTCAGTTACCTGGGCGATTTTGGGTGCCATAATCATTTTTGGGGACATGATTACTGATTACAGTAATCTGGTACTGTTCTTATTTTGCTATATACCGTTGGTCATAGGCTGGGGGATATGGTGGATTAGACGTGAATAGTTTCTAGATCCATTACCATATCTATCTATGTCTGAAACCAGTAGCAACGGAAGTGTTTACGAGCTAAATGGGCCTGACGATGCGCCTGTCGTAGTGCTGATCCATGGACTCGGATTGAACCGGCAGATCTGGGAGAGTTATGTTTCCCGGTTTGCTCATCGCTACCGGGTATTGAGCTACGATCTGTTCGGGCACGGGGAAAGCGCACCACCGCCGGGAATACCCTCGCTGACGCTGTTTTCCGAACAGTTGCTGTCACTGCTCGATGAACTGGCGATCGATCAGTGCTCGATCATCGGTTTTTCGCTGGGTGGCATGATTAACCGACGTTTCGCGATGGATCATCCCGAACGTCTGCGTGCGCTGGCGATTTTGAATTCACCGCATGAACGGGTTCCCGAGGCACAGGAGCTGGTTGAGCAGCGCGCGCGAAACTCGGCCGCGGGTGGACCCGGCGCAACCCTCGATGCGACCATCGAGCGCTGGTTTACCTCCGAGTTTCGCGCCTCAAACCCGGACTTCGTCGCCCGGGTGCGCGACTGGGTGCTGGCGAATGATCTCGAAAACTATGCTTTGTGCCGCCAGGTTCTGGCATTCGGCGTGATCGAGCTGATTCGCCCGGAGCCACCGATCACCCATCCCACGCTCATCATGACTTGCGAAAACGACAGTGGTAGTACACCGGAAATGAGTCAGTCCATCGCCAGTGAAATCAAGGGATCGCAGGTAATCATCGTACCGGGTTTACAGCACATGGGATTAACCGAAAATCCATCCTTTTTTATCACCGCACTGGTGGAGTTTCTGGAACAGCTTCCGGATAATTGGGGGCATAAAAACAGGGGCCAGGTATGAAAAAATTATCCGGGGGGCAGGCTGCGGTCGCATCGTTGCAGGCAGAGAGCGTTGAGCATGTTTTTGGCCTGATCGGGTCTGCGACCATGGAAATGTTCGACGCACTCTATGACGCGGACGATATCAATTTTATCGGTATTCATGACGAACGCACCGGCACCCACATGGCCGATGGCTACGCGCGCGCCTCGGGAAAGGCCGGTGTAGTTCTCGCCGGTCAGAATGGTCCGGGCGCAACCAACCTGGTCACTGGCCTGGCCCAGGCTTACGCGGCGTTTTCGCCGGTGGTATCGATAGCCGGCGCATTGTCATCGGCGCACGTTTATCGCGATGCCTTCCAGGAAGTCGATCAACAGGCATTGTTTAAACCCATTACCAAGAAGACCTGGACCGTCACTCAAGCCGGTCGGGTTCCGGAAATGTTTCGTGAGGCGTTTCGAACCGCGATGACGCCACGCAGGGGTCCGGTTCAGCTCAATTTACCACGTGACGTATTGTCCGAGGTCACCGAGTATCCTGATTTTCAGCAACCGCAAAGCTACCGCTCACAAAACCTGCCACCCGCGTCAGATGATGCGATTCGGCAGGCGGCCGAAATTCTACGCCGCGCGAAACAACCGGTTATCGTCACCGGTGGCGGCATCAAGAACACCGGTGGCCACGAAGATGCACTGGCGCTCGCCGAAGCTTTAAATGCGCCGATCATCCTCGCACCTGGGCATGGCGATGCAATTCCGTTTGGACATCCGTTGAATGCCGGGCAGATGGGGCCGCGCGGCAACGTCGTGGCATCGCGTTTGGCAAAGAAGGCAGATGTGATACTGGCGCTTGGCACCCGATTGGGATTCAACTCGACGTTTTATTCCTACGACAATATTAATGAGCAGGCTGACATCATCCAGGTTGAACTGGAGCCAACTGCGCTCGGACGTTATTTCCCGATCAGGCTCGGGATCTGGTCAGACGCGCGCGCGGCCGCCCGCCAGCTTTGTGATGAACTCGGCAAACTGGAGGTTCAAGCCGAGGTTGACGCGTGGACCCAGGCCTATATCGACGAGCGCCAAAGCTACTTGCAGGAACGTGACGCAAAGGCCGAAACCGAAGCGCACCCGATTCAACCCTCCGGCCTTTACAAGGAATTGCGCGCCGTTTTACCAAAAAACGCTGCAGTTACGATGGATGCAGGCACGCTGTGTCTACAGGCTACTGACGCGCTAAATTACTGGGAGCCACACAGTTTGTTCACGCCACTCGATTTCGGCCTGGTGGGATTCTCGTTTGCCTGCGGTCTCGGGGTCAAGATTGCACGTCCCCACAGGCCGGTGGTCAGCCTGATGGGTGACGGTGGTTTCGGCATGACCATTTCCGAACTGAGTACCGCGGTTGATCACGGCATCAATACCGTCACCATCGTCATGAACAACCAGTGCTGGGGGGCGGAGAAGGCCTACCAGCGGGACTTTTTCGGCGAACGTTACATCGGCGCCAACATCAGCAGCCCTCCGTTCGACAAGGTTGCGGAACTTTACGGGGCTGCGGGCTTCAAGGTGGAGCATATCGGCGAGGTTGGCGAAGCGGTTCAGGCAGCTCTCGACTGCGGCAAGCCCGCGGTGGTCGACATTGCCGTCGATCCGGCCGCGCTTTACAGTTTTCGTCGGGATTCATTCAAGCACCGGGGAGGTTGAGCAGACATGACTGACGACAGCAAAACTTATCCGCATACTGAAGACCATAAGGCGAAAGGGGACTGGAATCCGCTGTGGGAGCAATTCCACGAACTTGACCCGGATTTTCTCGAGGCCTACCTGGCATTTCGTAGCCTGCCGCAATCGAAGGGGCCGCTGGATCAGAAATACAAGGAATTGATCCTGATCGCAATTAACGCCGCGACTACCCATCTCTATAGTCCGGGCGTACGTCGTCATATTCAAAATGCGCTCAAGGCAGGTGCAAGTGTGGAAGAGATACTGGAGACTATTCAATTGACCACGGTGATGGGAATCCATTCCTGTAACCTGGCGATCCCGATTCTGATGGAAGAAGTATCGAAATTTAAGGAGTAAGATTAATATCGGCGGTAATGCCCAGCCGGTGAAACCGAGTAACTCGAACAAGCAAGGTAAGTAACATGAAATTTCATTTAGCAATTAATTTAGAGCGCATGAACGGCAGCATGGATATGAACGACGTTGCACGTCACACGCTGGAAATGGTGCAGATGGCCGACCAGGCCGGATTTAAAATTGCTTGGGCGGCAGAGCATCATGCGCTGGAAATGACGATCGCGCCCAATCCTTTCCAGATTCTGACATGGTGGGCTAACCACACCGATAATATTCGACTCGGTACTGCGGTTGCGGTAGCGGCTTACTGGCACCCGATCAACCTCGCCGGGGAGGCAGCGTTCCTGGACCTGATTAGTGGCGGGCGTCTCGAGTTCGGAATCGGTTCCGGTGCTTACCAGCGCGAATTCGATCGCATGCATGCGGGTCTCAAGCAATCGGATGCCTACAAGTACATGCAGGAAATGCTGCCGGCGCTGAAAGCGCTGTGGGCGGGAGATTACGAGCATAACGGCGAGTACTGGACGTTCCCAAGCTCAACCTCGGTTCCCAAACCGGTGCAGAAACCGCACCCACCGATCTGGGTTGCGGCGAGGTCGCCGATAACCTTTGACTACGCACTCAAGAATAATTGCCACGTCATGTCCTGGCCCTTGACGCGACCGTTTGCCGAGGCCGAACTGTATAAATCACAGCTCGACGAGGCCATTGCCGCATATCCTGATTCTGATCGACCAACCTTTGCGATGATGCGGCATACCTCGCTCTACACGGATGAAACGGGACGAGACGCGGCCATCAAGGCGATTCAAACCGTGCTGGGCCAGTTTGAAAACCTGTTCCGAAACCTCGGGGATGTGAAGAATGGATTTCCGAAGCAAATTCCACTCGAAGAGTTAACCGATCGCGAGCAGTACAATGCGGAAATGCTGGAGGAGAACCTGATGTTCGGTTCACCCGAAACGGTCATCGCCAAGCTCAAGCGCTACAGCGCGCTTGGCGTTGATGATTTCATTTATTATTCCAGCATGGGGCTCGGGCAGAAGGAACAAAAACGCTCTTTGGAGCTTTTCTGTTCCGAGGTAATACCAGCCTTTGCCTAGCTTTAGTTGCAGCGGGTTTTACCAGGTCCGAAACTTCTTGTCCCAGGCTATTGCACGCGCGATAAATAATCCTGGTAGGCCGGAACAGCGATTGCCGCAACGATGCCCAGGATAAAAAATACCGGCATCAGCCAACCTAGAATCAGAACACCGACCGAGTTAGCCTCTGGCGCCGGTCCGAAATTGTTCGATCCATTGGTACCGGGAAAGAAGATCAGGTAGATTGCGAGCAGCAGATTAACAAACGGGACGATGAACAGCAGGAACCACCAGCCGCTGCGATTCAGATCGTTGAGCCTGCGTTTTGCAAACATCACCGAGATAACGATGGTGAGAACGTAGAAAATCCCGATTCCCAGTATCCCGATCATCGATGAACTCGGATCGCCACCCATAAAGGCAGTCGCGCCGGCCAGTGGAACCATGACCAGCATCAGCAGCAAATTGACGCCGATGCCGTAGGCCAGGTAGCGCATGCGGCCGATACGACCGTTAAAGGAAAAAATTTTCGGTTGATATAATTCTTCTTGCCCGGTATCCAGCAATGCATCGGGTGCGTCATACGGATTTACAGCACTCATGGTAATTCCCCTGTTTTATTTAACCCCAGGCATTTAATATAGGCCACCTAATTGACTTCGCAATGAATAATTTCTGGTCGGCTGGATTTGGTTTATGGCATCGATTCCGAATAAAACACAGACCGCATGGTTCCTGAAAACCCTGCAATCAATAAAAGGTAAACCCTACGAGCGGG
This is a stretch of genomic DNA from Gammaproteobacteria bacterium. It encodes these proteins:
- a CDS encoding 2-dehydropantoate 2-reductase — its product is MKIAIFGVGAMGSVYAGLLAEAGHEVWAVDIWREHVDAINQDGLRVEGASGDRVVQGIRATTNATDVGECELYVLATKASGVGPAAEMIAPLMGADSMVVTIQNGLGAGERIALHMDTDRVLLGVADGFGASIKGPGHVHHNAMNLIRVGEMNGGMTERLQRITRVWQEAGFNAKAFEDIDQLIWGKYICNVAFSGPCTVFDYTLGELMADSATWAIAQGCALEVFALGQAKKIAFTFDDPLEYVAKFGNKMPDARPSMLLDHHAKRASEIDAINGMAVELGRELGIPTPYNEVLTAIIRQREQKF
- a CDS encoding DUF4124 domain-containing protein, which codes for MLTKDLFCSLLCFGLLSLNGVAHAQVYKSYDADGNVVFSDKPTQGSKEVEVTKPNLSDSFEIPPSSQVESPPESPPEAEPETEAETQPIAEEGSADTNNDGRISRREKEEQRKLRRKKKREMEKAAAGGDEN
- a CDS encoding thiamine pyrophosphate-binding protein — encoded protein: MKKLSGGQAAVASLQAESVEHVFGLIGSATMEMFDALYDADDINFIGIHDERTGTHMADGYARASGKAGVVLAGQNGPGATNLVTGLAQAYAAFSPVVSIAGALSSAHVYRDAFQEVDQQALFKPITKKTWTVTQAGRVPEMFREAFRTAMTPRRGPVQLNLPRDVLSEVTEYPDFQQPQSYRSQNLPPASDDAIRQAAEILRRAKQPVIVTGGGIKNTGGHEDALALAEALNAPIILAPGHGDAIPFGHPLNAGQMGPRGNVVASRLAKKADVILALGTRLGFNSTFYSYDNINEQADIIQVELEPTALGRYFPIRLGIWSDARAAARQLCDELGKLEVQAEVDAWTQAYIDERQSYLQERDAKAETEAHPIQPSGLYKELRAVLPKNAAVTMDAGTLCLQATDALNYWEPHSLFTPLDFGLVGFSFACGLGVKIARPHRPVVSLMGDGGFGMTISELSTAVDHGINTVTIVMNNQCWGAEKAYQRDFFGERYIGANISSPPFDKVAELYGAAGFKVEHIGEVGEAVQAALDCGKPAVVDIAVDPAALYSFRRDSFKHRGG
- a CDS encoding alpha/beta hydrolase, with translation MNQRRRLVLMPGLDGTGKLYTPIVPYLEPHFEMTFVTYPDLDSFSDYILCAQNQLPATPGFSLVAESFSGPVAMALMAHQPEEIGPSVLSSTFARSPLATLTRMANSVPAEIFSIGALKDFCMDVYSSDEDDNSETQPLPLNMTEQLDGALLKHRISVFSRIDVSALLPDIQAPILHLHGLQDRIVSENDAQVIQSSLPNVDRIDIEAPHLLLQTRPQQCSQLIFRHIYPDS
- a CDS encoding alpha/beta hydrolase, with amino-acid sequence MSETSSNGSVYELNGPDDAPVVVLIHGLGLNRQIWESYVSRFAHRYRVLSYDLFGHGESAPPPGIPSLTLFSEQLLSLLDELAIDQCSIIGFSLGGMINRRFAMDHPERLRALAILNSPHERVPEAQELVEQRARNSAAGGPGATLDATIERWFTSEFRASNPDFVARVRDWVLANDLENYALCRQVLAFGVIELIRPEPPITHPTLIMTCENDSGSTPEMSQSIASEIKGSQVIIVPGLQHMGLTENPSFFITALVEFLEQLPDNWGHKNRGQV
- a CDS encoding LLM class flavin-dependent oxidoreductase: MKFHLAINLERMNGSMDMNDVARHTLEMVQMADQAGFKIAWAAEHHALEMTIAPNPFQILTWWANHTDNIRLGTAVAVAAYWHPINLAGEAAFLDLISGGRLEFGIGSGAYQREFDRMHAGLKQSDAYKYMQEMLPALKALWAGDYEHNGEYWTFPSSTSVPKPVQKPHPPIWVAARSPITFDYALKNNCHVMSWPLTRPFAEAELYKSQLDEAIAAYPDSDRPTFAMMRHTSLYTDETGRDAAIKAIQTVLGQFENLFRNLGDVKNGFPKQIPLEELTDREQYNAEMLEENLMFGSPETVIAKLKRYSALGVDDFIYYSSMGLGQKEQKRSLELFCSEVIPAFA
- a CDS encoding carboxymuconolactone decarboxylase family protein, whose product is MTDDSKTYPHTEDHKAKGDWNPLWEQFHELDPDFLEAYLAFRSLPQSKGPLDQKYKELILIAINAATTHLYSPGVRRHIQNALKAGASVEEILETIQLTTVMGIHSCNLAIPILMEEVSKFKE
- a CDS encoding DUF805 domain-containing protein, translated to MSAVNPYDAPDALLDTGQEELYQPKIFSFNGRIGRMRYLAYGIGVNLLLMLVMVPLAGATAFMGGDPSSSMIGILGIGIFYVLTIVISVMFAKRRLNDLNRSGWWFLLFIVPFVNLLLAIYLIFFPGTNGSNNFGPAPEANSVGVLILGWLMPVFFILGIVAAIAVPAYQDYLSRVQ